DNA from Pyramidobacter piscolens W5455:
GGCCGGACGTGGGGCGTGCTCGACCTCGACAGCCCCGAACCGGCCCGCTTCGACGAGACGGACCGCGCCGCGCTGGAAAAGATCGCCGCCCAGATCGAGGCGCAGGCCGCGCGCCTGTAAGCCCCAAACGAAAAAGCCGTTCCCGCTCGTGCCGCAGGGCAGAGACGGGAACGGTTTTTATTATTTTGCCGGGGGAAATTGCAAACTGGAAAAGTGGCATACAAGACCGTTCGGCTCTCTGCAATGGCTTACAGAAAATGTTCCACGTAGAATCGCGAAAAAAACGGAAAACGCCGTGCCTCGCGGCGCAAACCCAAGCATCGCACGTCTTCCGTAGTTCCCGAAGGCTCTCGCCGGCGTCGCGGACCTTGCCCGCCTGAACCTGCGCTTCGGCCGCCGACAGCTTCTCGTAAACGTCGAGCAGACGCATTTTCCTTTCGTAAAGCTCCATGCTCATGATCACCATGTCGCCGTATCCGTTTTTCGTGACGAAAATCGGTTCCCGAGATTCCCGGCACATCGGCGGCTCCGGCGGGCGGCAATGGAATATCGGCGGCCACGCAGACGGCTCCCCGCAGCGGCGGAGGGCCGTTTGCGTTTTCTCGGCGCGGACGGCAGGCGCCGCCCTCCCCACGGGAGCGAAGTCCTTTCACGGCAATGGCGCCGTCGGCGGTTTTCCTGCCGTGCTCCGGCGCCGTCGGCGAAGTTTTTAACAAACAATACTTGATTATCCAAAAAAGGCCGACGCATAAAAACCGGGATTTTATTTTTGAATGATAACTAAAAGAACATATCTGGGGGGGGGTATGACTTCATGATGTCTTGAAAAAACAGTAAAAATCGGTTTTAATTTTATACATGAAAGGTTGTTTTATCTTTATTGCACTTTTTCCGTTTCGTCAGAGGCTGCCGTTTTCGCTTTCAAAAGCCGCGGCGGCACAATTTATCCCATTCAAGGAGGTTCACATGATACGAAATCGGAAACAGGAAATCGCGCGCTGTCGCCGCGGGCTGGGCGCCAAGGCGCTGGCCGCGTCGCTGCTGCTGGCCGCCTCGTCGCTGCCGGCGCTGGGGACGCAGACCGTCGACGATCTGAACCCGCTCGACAGGACGAAGGACATTACGATCGCCGGACAACA
Protein-coding regions in this window:
- a CDS encoding GAF domain-containing protein — encoded protein: AAVRAGKSQLVPDVRAFPGHIACDDASRSELVVPLTVGGRTWGVLDLDSPEPARFDETDRAALEKIAAQIEAQAARL